A genomic region of Pyrus communis chromosome 14, drPyrComm1.1, whole genome shotgun sequence contains the following coding sequences:
- the LOC137714167 gene encoding probable LRR receptor-like serine/threonine-protein kinase At3g47570 encodes MLSMIHYCLCYIFMMIMANYLTADALAIAHTNFSTDQSALLALKAHITSDPQNILTANWSSDSNSDICKWVGVTCGAHHHRVTTLNLSYMGLVGVIPPHLGNLSFLVELGLENNSFHGPLPQELSRLRRLKAINFQNNNFVGTIPRWFGSFPKLQTFKLLDNGFSGFIPAAIFNLSALKIIDMSSNQLSGSIPREIGNLTMVKGIHLDDNKFEELPNEIGSLGLLEELFVQDNALKGSAFVPVLNISSLTTFNLYGNNMSGSLPENMCEHLSSIRVINFGQNQLHGPIPKCLGNLTYLTEIRLGDNNLTGTIPDDIGDLPHLEILTLHTNNLSGVIPSKLFNNSMIKVIEVSINQLSGSLPANIGLNVPNLEFLFVAQNNLVAGPLPNLSNASKLRELDMGLNSFTGFLPITLCSLKNLEYLSFYSNHLTIDASTPQAASTFSCLFNHRNLTGLYLGDNPLNTTIPASCGNLSTSLLYVDLSISNIRGNIPVDIGNLSSLIALDLGNNQLSGAIPTSIQRLQNLQALYLNDNVLQGHIPYELCQLNNLADLRLGGNRLTGSIPSCLWELKYILHLNLSSNSLVGPLSEDIGKLKDVVDMDLSNNHFSENIPGSIGGLQNMINLSLANNYLEGPIPSSFKTLLSLEFLDLSKNNLSGVIPKSLEALLYLKHLNLSFNKLQGEIPTGGPFRNFSADSFVSNGALCSASRLHIPLCKNRTKVKPNWRKAKYIISGVISVILLAAAALILILCKKRNVEVVRETASLYQVLWRRVSRLELVKATNGFHESNLLGTGGFGSVYRGTLLDGIDIAVKVFNLQLEGAFKSFDKECEMLSNIRHRNLIKIISCCDELDFKALILQLMPNGSLENWLYSPNCSMTILQRLDIMKDVALALEYLHHGYSIPIVHCDVKPSNILLDDDLVAHVADFGIARLIDSADSMTETMTLATIGYMAPEFGMDGSVSTRTDVYSFGIVLMETFTKRKPTDEMFVGEMDLKQWIADSLFPDAAIGEVVDADILGVEEDSDFVSRRDCLLSVMRLALACSTALPGERINMKDAAITLTKIKTKYLKDCGGVNS; translated from the exons ATGTTGTCGATGATACACTACTGCTTGTGTTATATCTTTATGATGATTATGGCTAATTACTTAACTGCAGATGCATTAGCAAtagctcataccaatttcagcaCAGATCAGTCTGCGCTCCTTGCTCTCAAAGCTCACATCACGAGTGACCCTCAAAACATCTTGACAGCCAACTGGTCCTCTGACTCCAATTCCGACATTTGCAAATGGGTTGGTGTTACCTGTGGTGCTCACCACCACAGAGTCACAACCTTAAATCTCTCGTACATGGGTCTTGTCGGGGTTATTCCTCCGCATCTAGGCAACCTCTCATTTCTCGTTGAGTTGGGCCTTGAGAATAATAGTTTTCATGGTCCCCTACCCCAAGAACTGTCTCGTTTGCGCCGGCTGAAGGCGATTAACTTTCAAAACAACAACTTTGTGGGAACCATTCCTCGGTGGTTTGGGTCCTTCCCTAAACTTCAAACCTTCAAATTGTTGGATAATGGCTTCTCTGGTTTCATACCCGCTGCTATCTTCAACTTATCTGCACTCAAAATAATTGATATGAGTAGTAACCAACTATCAG GTAGCATACCCAGAGAAATCGGCAACTTAACAATGGTGAAGGGCATACACCTTGACGACAACAAGTTCGAAG AACTTCCGAACGAGATAGGCAGTTTAGGTCTGCTGGAGGAGTTGTTTGTGCAGGACAATGCCCTAAAAGGCTCTGCTTTTGTGCCTGTCCTCAACATTTCTTCTTTGACTACTTTCAATCTATACGGAAACAACATGAGTGGCAGTCTTCCGGAAAATATGTGTGAGCATCTCTCGAGTATTCGAGTAATTAATTTCGGTCAAAACCAGCTTCACGGTCCTATACCCAAATGTCTTGGCAATTTGACCTACTTAACCGAGATTCGTCTTGGTGATAATAATTTAacag GTACAATACCAGATGACATTGGCGATCTTCCACATTTAGAGATATTGACACTGCATACTAATAATCTCAGTGGGGTCATCCCATCCAAACTCTTCAACAACTCCATGATAAAAGTAATAGAGGTTTCTATTAATCAGCTCTCAGGTAGCCTCCCAGCAAACATAGGTCTTAACGTCCCAAACCTAGAATTCCTTTTTGTAGCCCAAAATAACCTTGTGGCCGGACCACTTCCTAACCTCTCCAATGCTTCCAAGCTCAGGGAGCTAGACATGGGTTTAAACTCATTTACTGGGTTTCTTCCTATCACACTCTGTTCGTTGAAAAACCTCGAGTATCTTTCCTTTTACTCGAATCATTTGACGATTGATGCTTCTACTCCACAAGCAGCAAGCACTTTCTCTTGCTTGTTTAACCATAGAAATTTGACAGGATTATACTTGGGAGACAATCCTTTAAACACCACGATTCCAGCTTCTTGTGGCAATCTCTCTACGTCACTCCTATATGTTGATTTAAGCATTTCCAACATCAGGGGTAACATTCCAGTTGATATTGGCAACTTGAGCAGCTTGATAGCATTAGACCTGGGAAACAATCAGTTGAGTGGAGCAATTCCAACTTCAATTCAAAGGCTACAAAATCTCCAAGCTTTGTATTTGAATGATAACGTACTGCAAGGACATATCCCGTATGAACTTTGTCAACTAAACAACCTAGCCGATTTACGTTTGGGTGGTAATCGGCTCACTGGTTCTATTCCTTCCTG CTTGTGGGAACTCAAGTATATATTGCACCTAAACTTGTCATCCAATTCTCTAGTTGGACCACTCTCAGAAGACATAGGAAAGTTGAAAGATGTGGTGGATATGGATTTATCAAATAACCACTTCTCCGAAAACATTCCCGGTAGCATTGGTGGTCttcaaaatatgattaatttgtCCTTGGCAAACAATTATTTAGAAGGCCCTATTCCCAGTTCATTTAAAACCTTGCTAAGCCTAGAATTCTTGGACTTGTCCAAAAACAATCTATCTGGAGTGATCCCAAAGTCATTGGAAGCACTCTTGTATCTCAAGCATCTGAATTTGTCTTTCAACAAACTCCAAGGAGAAATTCCAACCGGCGGGCCTTTCAGAAACTTCTCTGCTGATTCATTTGTATCAAACGGTGCACTCTGCAGTGCTTCCCGACTCCATATTCCACTATgcaaaaatagaacaaaagttAAGCCAAATTGGAGAAAAGCTAAATATATCATCTCAGGGGTCATATCAGTAATACTGCTAGCAGCCGCTGCGTTGATTCTGATACTATGCAAGAAAAGGAATGTCGAAGTTGTTAGAGAAACTGCCTCGCTATATCAAGTTCTTTGGAGAAGAGTTTCGCGCCTAGAACTTGTAAAGGCAACAAATGGATTTCATGAGAGTAACTTACTAGGCACGGGGGGTTTTGGCTCAGTGTACAGAGGAACACTTTTAGACGGGATAGATATCGCCGTCAAGGTATTTAATTTACAGCTAGAAGGGGCATTCAAGAGTTTTGATAAGGAATGTGAAATGCTAAGCAATATCCGTCACCGGAATCTTATTAAAATCATAAGTTGTTGTGATGAACTTGATTTCAAAGCCCTGATACTTCAATTAATGCCTAATGGAAGCCTCGAAAACTGGTTGTAttctccaaattgctccatgaCTATCCTACAGAGGTTAGACATAATGAAAGATGTTGCATTGGCACTAGAATATCTTCATCATGGTTACTCGATACCTATCGTTCATTGTGATGTGAAACCAAGCAATATACTACTAGATGATGATTTGGTTGCACACGTTGCTGATTTTGGCATTGCAAGACTCATCGACAGTGCAGATTCGATGACAGAAACCATGACCCTAGCCACAATTGGATATATGGCTCCAG AGTTTGGGATGGACGGAAGCGTTTCGACAAGAACGGATGTGTATAGTTTTGGTATTGTACTGATGGAGACATTCACAAAAAGGAAGCCAACAGACGAGATGTTTGTTGGGGAAATGGATTTAAAGCAATGGATTGCAGATTCGTTATTTCCAGATGCTGCAATAGGTGAAGTTGTGGATGCCGATATACTTGGCGTGGAGGAAGATAGTGATTTTGTGAGCAGAAGGGATTGCTTATTATCCGTTATGAGATTAGCTTTAGCTTGCTCTACAGCATTGCCGGGAGAGAGGATTAACATGAAAGATGCCGCAATCACACTCACCAAAATCAAGACGAAGTATCTGAAGGACTGTGGAGGAGTGAACTCTTAG
- the LOC137715191 gene encoding uncharacterized protein, translating into MDEGDGADQMDQFHRNEAISAVADDGFLAEEDDDYEDLYNDVNVGEGFYQSMRKNEDVGFRNEVVEEKKVEVESPDVAPSESQGGLITGSGEETGGGGGGGDGGVRGSGYNNQNLDFRGNDMGMKGSGGLGPVGGGGGGVIRVELGQASSKKNVFEQQSGNNSSVGVQGIVAQQPPQQLQQQHQPHSHPQQQQLHGPAAGGNVGNEGMLRQAGSVGGGNMNGIGGNSGPGGGFGGAAAGGGAGTILFVGDLHWWTTDAELEAELCKYGPVKEVKFFDEKASGKSKGYCQVEFYDPNSATACKEGMHGHVFNGRPCVVAFASPFSVKRMGEAQVNRNQQVTQTAVPQIGGRRGSNEAGNKTGGSNISTGGNYQGGDNNRGYGRGNWGRGNPQGMGNRGPVGPRNRGAMNGRGIMGNGGNGFGQGIGATPPMMHPQSMMGQGFDPAFGGPMGRMGSYGGFPGAPTPPFSGILSSFPPVGNVGLPGVAPHVNPAFFGRGMPMNGMGMMPTSGVDGPNMGMWSDPSMGGWAGEEHGGGRAGESSYGEEAASDHQYGEVSHDRGGAWPNAMKEKDRGSERDWSGSSDRRYRDDRDQGYERDAPREKEVAHDHDFSERRYRDDVDVSRERDRERDRGRERSRDRDRERDKNRERDCDRHREDRDRYADHRKYRDREQEHDDEWERGRSSRHSKARVTQEDDRRSRSRDADYGKRRRLTSE; encoded by the coding sequence ATGGATGAAGGCGACGGGGCTGATCAAATGGATCAGTTCCACCGCAACGAGGCGATCTCGGCGGTGGCCGACGATGGTTTTTTGGCCGAGGAGGACGACGATTATGAGGACCTTTACAACGACGTCAATGTCGGCGAGGGGTTTTATCAGTCTATGAGAAAGAACGAGGATGTAGGGTTTAGGAATGAGGtggtggaggagaagaaagttgaggttgaGTCACCAGATGTTGCTCCGTCGGAATCTCAAGGTGGTCTGATAACCGGTAGTGGTGAGGAGAccggtgggggtgggggtgggggtgatGGAGGGGTTAGAGGTTCTGGGTATAATAATCAGAATCTAGACTTTAGAGGGAACGATATGGGTATGAAAGGGAGTGGTGGGTTGGGGCCCGTTGGGGGCGGGGGAGGAGGTGTGATTAGGGTTGAATTAGGGCAGGCATCGAGTAAGAAGAATGTGTTTGAGCAACAAAGTGGGAATAATAGTAGTGTTGGGGTGCAAGGGATTGTTGCTCAGCAGCCGCCACAACAATtgcaacaacaacatcaaccacaTTCTCATCCGCAACAGCAACAGTTACATGGTCCTGCTGCTGGTGGGAATGTGGGGAATGAGGGCATGTTGAGGCAAGCTGGTAGTGTTGGAGGTGGTAACATGAATGGGATTGGTGGGAATAGTGGTCCGGGAGGAGGATTTGGTGGTGCTGCCGCTGGTGGTGGAGCGGGGACAATATTGTTTGTGGGTGATTTGCATTGGTGGACTACTGATGCAGAGCTGGAGGCAGAGTTATGTAAGTATGGACCTGTTAAGGAAGTGAAGTTTTTCGATGAGAAAGCAAGTGGAAAGTCAAAAGGGTACTGTCAGGTTGAGTTTTATGATCCTAATTCTGCCACGGCCTGCAAGGAAGGGATGCATGGTCATGTGTTTAATGGGCGCCCATGCGTTGTTGCATTTGCATCACCATTTAGTGTTAAGAGAATGGGGGAGGCTCAAGTAAATAGGAACCAGCAGGTAACCCAAACTGCAGTGCCTCAAATTGGTGGGAGGAGGGGATCCAATGAAGCCGGGAATAAAACTGGTGGGAGTAACATTTCAACTGGCGGGAATTATCAAGGTGGGGATAACAATAGAGGTTATGGGAGAGGTAACTGGGGGAGAGGTAATCCTCAGGGTATGGGAAATAGAGGACCAGTTGGACCAAGGAATAGGGGTGCGATGAATGGAAGGGGTATAATGGGTAATGGTGGAAATGGGTTTGGGCAAGGTATTGGTGCAACCCCTCCTATGATGCACCCTCAGTCAATGATGGGTCAGGGTTTTGATCCAGCTTTTGGTGGACCAATGGGGAGAATGGGAAGTTATGGAGGCTTTCCTGGTGCTCCTACACCTCCTTTCTCAGGAATCTTGTCTTCATTTCCACCTGTGGGGAATGTTGGGCTACCTGGAGTGGCCCCTCATGTGAATCCTGCATTTTTTGGAAGAGGAATGCCCATGAATGGAATGGGAATGATGCCTACATCAGGTGTTGATGGGCCTAATATGGGGATGTGGTCCGACCCTAGTATGGGTGGATGGGCTGGTGAAGAGCATGGTGGTGGCAGAGCTGGGGAGTCTAGTTATGGCGAGGAAGCTGCTTCTGACCATCAATATGGTGAGGTTAGTCATGATAGAGGAGGTGCATGGCCAAATGCCATGAAGGAGAAAGATAGAGGTTCAGAGAGGGACTGGTCTGGATCTTCTGATAGAAGATATCGGGATGATAGGGATCAGGGATATGAGAGAGACGCGCCTAGAGAGAAAGAGGTGGCTCATGACCATGACTTCTCTGAAAGAAGGTATCGTGATGATGTTGATGTTAGTCGAGAACGGGACAGAGAGCGTGATAGGGGTCGAGAACGTTCTCGAGATCGTGATCGTGAACGTGATAAAAATCGTGAACGAGACTGTGACAGACACAGGGAAGACAGAGACAGATATGCTGATCATCGTAAGTACAGAGACCGTGAGCAGGAACATGATGATGAATGGGAACGGGGACGGTCATCCAGGCATAGTAAGGCACGTGTAACTCAAGAGGATGACCGTCGGTCAAGATCAAGGGATGCTGATTATGGGAAGAGAAGGCGGCTTACTTCTGAGTAA
- the LOC137714464 gene encoding classical arabinogalactan protein 9-like produces MHKLVVVLSVLLLCVVPHFNVVQAGNAPAPSPKPTNTPTKPPPPQPSPASSPTTSPAKPPASTPSPPTQSPPSPSPKTSPPTSPPTPTPSAATPPTVSRAFPPTSVSPAKSPSKSVSPPAQSPAPPTPTVASPAKTPVSAPKKSPVGASPVAEGPEIAETPSLPVGIPSSSATPAGSPGIFPSRGSPPIPAPASLSPDSAAQGPSSDESSASGLNAVRVVLSGLSVWVALAL; encoded by the coding sequence ATGCATAAACTTGTTGTAGTACTCTCTGTTCTTCTCCTGTGCGTCGTCCCGCATTTCAATGTGGTACAAGCAGGCAATGCGCCTGCTCCTTCCCCAAAACCCACCAACACCCCCACAAAGCCGCCGCCTCCGCAACCCTCTCCTGCTTCTTCTCCGACCACTTCTCCTGCAAAGCCTCCCGCGTCCACGCCGAGCCCTCCGACTCAGTCGCCGCCTTCGCCTTCTCCCAAGACCTCTCCGCCAACTTCCCCGCCGACCCCAACTCCTTCGGCGGCGACCCCACCCACCGTCTCTCGGGCGTTCCCTCCCACATCGGTTTCTCCGGCGAAGAGCCCGTCCAAGAGTGTGTCTCCACCGGCTCAATCACCGGCGCCCCCTACGCCCACCGTTGCCTCTCCGGCCAAAACTCCGGTGAGCGCTCCTAAGAAAAGTCCGGTCGGTGCTTCGCCAGTTGCAGAGGGTCCTGAGATTGCAGAGACCCCATCGTTACCAGTGGGCATTCCTTCGAGTTCTGCAACACCGGCAGGATCCCCGGGAATTTTCCCTTCAAGGGGTAGCCCACCGATTCCGGCGCCGGCAAGTCTGTCACCGGATAGTGCTGCCCAGGGTCCATCAAGCGATGAATCGTCTGCTTCTGGTTTGAATGCTGTTCGGGTTGTTTTGAGCGGGCTGTCTGTCTGGGTTGCTTTGGCTCTCTAA
- the LOC137715717 gene encoding nuclear transcription factor Y subunit B-3-like yields MADSDNDSGGAHTKSELSPREQDRLLPIANVSRIMKKALPANAKISKDAKETVQECVSEFISFITGEASDKCQREKRKTINGDDLLWAMTTLGFEEYVEPLKVYLQRFREMEGEKSSVSARDKDGSGGGNGGVGYEVGGGSSGGAGVYWQQQQQQQQHQGHVYGGSGFHQMGVSGVGMGKSGPGSNMGRPR; encoded by the coding sequence ATGGCGGACTCGGACAACGACTCGGGAGGAGCGCACACGAAGAGCGAGCTCTCGCCGCGGGAACAGGACCGATTGCTGCCTATAGCGAACGTGAGCCGGATCATGAAGAAGGCGCTGCCGGCGAACGCGAAGATCTCGAAAGACGCGAAGGAGACGGTGCAGGAGTGCGTGTCGGAGTTCATAAGCTTCATCACGGGCGAGGCCTCTGACAAGTGTCAGAGGGAGAAGAGGAAGACGATCAACGGCGACGATTTGCTGTGGGCGATGACGACGTTAGGGTTCGAGGAGTACGTGGAGCCTCTGAAGGTTTATTTGCAGAGGTTTAGGGAGATGGAAGGGGAGAAGAGCAGCGTGTCGGCGCGTGACAAGGACGGGAGCGGTGGCGGGAATGGTGGGGTTGGGTACGAGGTCGGAGGTGGGAGCAGTGGCGGAGCTGGGGTATACTggcagcagcaacagcagcagcagcagcatcagGGACACGTGTACGGCGGGAGTGGGTTTCATCAGATGGGTGTGAGTGGAGTTGGGATGGGGAAGAGTGGGCCCGGATCTAACATGGGTAGGCCCAGATGA